A single Mucilaginibacter inviolabilis DNA region contains:
- a CDS encoding DinB family protein, whose product MEQQKNALVQPLPVLIGSVAQAQLNLFEPVKQSEVNRIPFEGSWTAAELIEHMVLSIGSAVEVLSGPVKVTDRAPDQYVQSVKDMFLNFDLKFKSAPSIAPATQLYDRDILIKKLRTVYNSLIYLVEVKDLTDTCLLWEFPTIGHLTRLEWAYQAVYHAQRHTEQLKNIIGHLGG is encoded by the coding sequence ATGGAACAACAAAAAAATGCTTTGGTACAACCCCTGCCAGTCCTGATCGGGTCTGTAGCTCAGGCGCAATTGAATTTATTTGAACCCGTTAAGCAAAGTGAAGTTAACCGTATCCCTTTTGAAGGCAGCTGGACAGCTGCCGAACTGATAGAACACATGGTATTATCTATAGGGAGCGCTGTGGAGGTATTAAGCGGACCTGTAAAAGTAACCGACCGCGCGCCCGATCAATATGTGCAAAGTGTAAAAGATATGTTTTTGAATTTCGACCTGAAATTTAAATCAGCGCCATCCATCGCGCCGGCAACCCAGCTTTATGACCGGGATATATTGATCAAAAAGCTCAGAACGGTATATAACAGCCTGATTTACCTGGTTGAAGTAAAAGACCTGACTGACACCTGTTTACTTTGGGAGTTTCCTACTATCGGTCACCTTACCCGGTTGGAATGGGCTTATCAGGCCGTTTATCATGCGCAACGGCATACAGAGCAGCTTAAGAATATTATAGGGCATCTGGGGGGCTAA
- a CDS encoding S9 family peptidase, with protein sequence MNKYVLSLTAMAFVWTANAQQNTTLTDKDYDHAESFLGYNTEQLVDHGRVMPNWLPGDKFWYRILTPQGSEFILVDPAKKTREQAFDQQRLAAAISTATGKNYEGNKLPFHTFNFSDDLKSISFAADGKSWKCDLQAYQCTPDNAMVGQSKAHTRRRGGDDEVASPDGSQVAYIKEYNLWVRNIKTGKETQLTTDGVKDFGYATDNAGWKSSDGPIIRWSPDSKKIATFKQDQRNVGDMYLVTTNVGHPTLKAWKYPLPGDKEIAMISRVIINVDEPKVINIQVAPDPHRATLSDDIASSGTFDDVDWTADASKLAFVSTSRDHKQEKFRIADAATGAVKEIFEETVATQFESGQGTINWKYLAKTNEIIWFSERDNWGHLYLYDAQTGKVKNQITKGDWAVTELLKVDEKNRQIYFLADGRELGNPYYTHLYKVGFNGQGLTLLSPGDGIHQITLSPDENYFIDSYSKFDVPPVTVLRDLNGKLISTLEKTDISRLLASGWKAPVPVTVKAHDGQTDIYGVMFVPTHMDPNKKYPIINNIYPGPQGGSVGNWGFASAHGDCQALAELGFVVVKIEGTSNPLRSKSYHDMNYGHMSENTLPDQVTAMQQLAQKYPYIDINKAGIWGHSGGGFATAAAMFRFPDFFKVGISESGNHENRNYEDDWGERYIGLLTPLADGTSNYEAQANQNYAKNLKGKLMLAHGLMDDNVPPYNTLLVIEALEKANKDYDLVVFPNNAHGYGQNSYYMMRRRWDYFVKNLAGAGTPKEYVLKAKADPRNSAQ encoded by the coding sequence ATGAATAAATATGTATTATCATTAACCGCTATGGCATTTGTTTGGACAGCAAATGCACAGCAAAACACCACTTTAACTGACAAGGATTACGACCATGCCGAAAGCTTCCTGGGTTATAACACCGAGCAATTGGTTGATCATGGCAGGGTAATGCCTAACTGGCTGCCAGGCGATAAATTCTGGTACCGGATACTAACACCCCAAGGCAGCGAATTTATTTTGGTTGATCCCGCTAAAAAAACACGTGAACAAGCTTTCGATCAACAGAGACTTGCCGCAGCGATATCAACAGCTACGGGTAAAAACTACGAGGGTAATAAATTGCCTTTCCATACTTTTAATTTTTCGGATGATCTGAAATCTATCTCTTTTGCTGCTGACGGTAAATCATGGAAATGCGATCTGCAAGCCTATCAGTGTACACCAGATAATGCTATGGTTGGCCAAAGTAAGGCGCATACCCGCAGAAGAGGTGGTGATGACGAGGTTGCCTCGCCCGATGGCAGCCAGGTAGCCTACATCAAAGAATACAACCTTTGGGTACGTAACATTAAGACCGGGAAAGAAACCCAACTCACTACCGATGGCGTAAAAGATTTTGGCTACGCTACCGATAATGCAGGCTGGAAATCATCAGACGGACCTATCATTCGCTGGTCGCCAGATTCTAAGAAGATAGCCACCTTTAAGCAAGATCAGCGCAATGTAGGTGATATGTACCTGGTAACTACCAATGTTGGTCACCCAACGTTGAAGGCATGGAAGTACCCGCTTCCGGGTGATAAGGAAATCGCGATGATAAGCCGGGTGATCATTAATGTAGATGAACCCAAAGTGATCAATATACAGGTTGCTCCCGATCCGCACCGCGCCACCCTGAGCGATGATATTGCCAGTAGCGGCACTTTTGATGATGTGGACTGGACCGCCGATGCCTCCAAGCTGGCTTTTGTATCCACCTCGCGCGATCACAAACAAGAAAAATTTCGTATTGCTGATGCTGCTACAGGTGCTGTAAAAGAGATTTTTGAAGAAACTGTAGCTACACAATTCGAGTCGGGTCAGGGTACTATCAACTGGAAATACCTGGCCAAAACCAACGAGATCATCTGGTTTTCAGAACGCGACAACTGGGGCCATCTGTACTTATATGACGCGCAAACGGGCAAGGTTAAAAACCAGATCACCAAAGGCGATTGGGCAGTAACCGAGCTGTTAAAAGTGGACGAAAAGAACCGCCAGATCTATTTCCTGGCCGATGGCCGCGAGCTGGGCAATCCATATTATACCCACCTGTACAAAGTTGGATTTAATGGCCAGGGACTTACCCTGTTGAGCCCGGGTGATGGTATTCACCAGATCACGCTATCGCCAGATGAGAATTATTTTATCGATAGTTACTCCAAATTTGATGTGCCACCGGTAACCGTACTGCGCGACCTGAACGGTAAGCTGATCAGCACGCTGGAGAAAACAGACATCAGCAGGCTGCTGGCTTCGGGCTGGAAAGCGCCTGTCCCGGTTACGGTTAAAGCACACGATGGGCAAACCGATATTTATGGGGTGATGTTTGTGCCAACCCACATGGATCCCAATAAAAAATATCCAATCATTAACAATATTTACCCGGGGCCGCAGGGTGGAAGTGTAGGCAACTGGGGCTTCGCATCTGCTCATGGCGATTGCCAGGCTCTGGCTGAACTGGGTTTTGTGGTTGTTAAGATTGAAGGCACCAGTAACCCGCTGCGTTCAAAAAGCTATCATGACATGAACTATGGCCACATGTCTGAAAATACGCTGCCCGATCAGGTTACCGCCATGCAGCAGCTGGCTCAAAAGTATCCTTACATTGATATCAATAAAGCAGGTATCTGGGGCCACTCAGGTGGTGGTTTTGCTACTGCTGCGGCTATGTTCCGTTTTCCCGATTTTTTCAAGGTGGGTATATCCGAATCCGGAAATCATGAAAACCGTAACTATGAGGACGACTGGGGCGAACGCTATATCGGTTTGTTAACACCTCTAGCAGATGGTACATCCAACTACGAGGCTCAAGCTAATCAGAACTATGCTAAAAACCTGAAAGGTAAACTCATGCTGGCCCATGGTTTAATGGATGATAACGTGCCACCATACAATACCTTACTGGTTATTGAAGCGCTGGAAAAAGCCAATAAGGATTATGACCTGGTGGTATTCCCGAACAATGCCCATGGTTATGGACAGAATTCATACTACATGATGCGCCGCCGCTGGGATTATTTTGTAAAGAACCTGGCAGGTGCCGGAACACCTAAAGAATATGTATTAAAAGCGAAAGCCGACCCGCGGAATAGCGCGCAGTAA
- a CDS encoding CapA family protein has translation MVLQACENPVQSRPPVVKHKKHQVAKEVSPPIKPTPVQHDSLCIAAVGDIMLGTSYPDSTTLPPDSGRNSFKAALPELKNTDVAFGNLEGALVDTGGPAHFKLHQKSKAYLFRMPTRYGSVLKNAGFNLLSLANNHINDFDAHGRRSTTKTLDSLGINYAGLQIKPSTVFEVNGVRYGFCSFAPNANTVSIHDLKGAARIISDLKQRCDVVIVSFHGGGEGVDHEHVPFAVESFIGEKRGDVHAFAHNAIDAGADLIFGNGPHVNRAMEMYKNRLIAYSLGNFCTYKCVSVSGICGMAPLLKVYVNKKGEFLSGRIISFKQAHDKGLVRDTLNQAMRRIRMLTETDFPDAGLNIADSGEITAVSRFDNSLTKVTEPNQ, from the coding sequence ATGGTTTTACAGGCATGCGAAAACCCTGTGCAAAGCAGGCCGCCGGTTGTTAAGCATAAAAAGCATCAGGTCGCAAAAGAGGTATCGCCCCCAATAAAACCCACGCCCGTACAGCACGACTCCCTTTGTATTGCCGCCGTTGGCGATATTATGTTGGGGACCTCTTATCCCGATAGTACCACCTTGCCACCCGATAGTGGCCGCAACAGTTTTAAAGCCGCCCTTCCCGAATTAAAAAACACAGATGTGGCCTTCGGCAACCTGGAGGGGGCCCTTGTAGATACCGGTGGTCCAGCTCATTTTAAGCTTCATCAAAAAAGTAAGGCTTATTTATTCCGGATGCCTACGCGTTACGGATCAGTTTTAAAAAATGCCGGGTTTAATCTGTTGAGCCTAGCCAATAACCACATCAATGATTTTGACGCTCATGGCCGCAGAAGTACCACCAAGACTTTGGACAGCCTGGGGATAAACTATGCCGGTTTGCAGATTAAACCCTCAACGGTATTTGAGGTGAATGGTGTGCGCTATGGTTTTTGCTCCTTTGCGCCCAATGCCAATACGGTATCTATACATGACTTGAAAGGGGCTGCCCGCATCATCAGCGATCTGAAGCAACGCTGTGATGTGGTCATCGTATCTTTCCATGGTGGTGGCGAAGGTGTCGACCATGAGCATGTACCTTTCGCGGTGGAATCATTCATCGGCGAAAAGCGGGGCGATGTGCATGCCTTTGCCCACAACGCCATTGATGCCGGCGCCGATTTGATATTTGGTAACGGTCCGCATGTGAATCGTGCCATGGAAATGTATAAGAACCGGTTGATAGCTTATAGCCTTGGAAATTTTTGTACCTATAAATGTGTAAGTGTAAGCGGTATTTGTGGTATGGCTCCCTTGTTAAAAGTTTACGTTAATAAAAAAGGCGAATTTTTGAGCGGGCGTATTATTTCGTTTAAGCAGGCACATGATAAAGGACTGGTGAGGGATACCTTGAACCAAGCCATGCGCCGCATCCGCATGCTAACCGAAACCGACTTTCCGGATGCCGGTCTGAACATTGCTGACAGTGGGGAGATAACCGCTGTTTCCCGCTTTGATAATTCCCTCACAAAAGTTACAGAGCCCAACCAATAG
- the pdhA gene encoding pyruvate dehydrogenase (acetyl-transferring) E1 component subunit alpha, whose product MSSIEINKDTYLMWYEQMLLMRKFEEKAGQLYGQQKIRGFCHLYIGQEAVLAGAMSVIKQEDSMITAYRDHAHALAKGVTPNAVMAELYGKATGCSKGKGGSMHMFDKEKHFYGGHGIVGGQVPLGAGIAFAEKYKGTEFVNIAYMGDGAVRQGALTETFNMAALWQLPVIFVCENNGYAMGTSVERTTIQTDIYKLGLPYGIPSSAVDGMDPAAVHVAMDEAVQRARRGEGPTFLEMRTYRYKGHSMSDPQKYRTKEELESYKAKDPIEATKHTILEKGYADEKWFEEIDAKIKDIVDESVRFSEESPWPEASELYTDVYVQTDYPYIRD is encoded by the coding sequence ATGAGTTCAATCGAAATTAATAAAGACACTTACCTGATGTGGTACGAACAAATGCTGTTAATGCGTAAGTTCGAAGAAAAAGCAGGACAGTTATACGGACAACAAAAAATCAGGGGCTTTTGCCACCTGTATATTGGGCAGGAGGCTGTACTGGCCGGAGCCATGTCTGTAATTAAACAGGAAGACAGCATGATCACCGCTTACCGCGACCACGCTCATGCGCTTGCCAAAGGTGTAACTCCCAATGCGGTAATGGCTGAGTTATATGGCAAAGCTACCGGATGCTCAAAAGGCAAAGGTGGTTCTATGCACATGTTTGACAAAGAAAAACACTTTTACGGTGGCCACGGTATCGTAGGCGGTCAGGTACCACTGGGTGCCGGTATCGCTTTTGCCGAAAAATATAAAGGTACCGAGTTTGTAAACATTGCCTACATGGGCGATGGCGCCGTACGCCAGGGCGCACTGACCGAAACCTTTAACATGGCTGCTCTATGGCAATTACCGGTAATTTTTGTTTGCGAAAACAACGGTTACGCCATGGGTACTTCTGTTGAACGTACTACCATCCAAACAGATATCTATAAATTAGGCTTACCTTACGGTATACCATCATCAGCTGTTGATGGTATGGATCCGGCTGCGGTACACGTGGCCATGGACGAAGCTGTACAGCGCGCACGCCGTGGTGAAGGACCAACCTTCCTGGAAATGCGTACTTACCGCTACAAAGGTCACTCCATGTCTGACCCTCAAAAATACCGTACTAAAGAAGAGCTGGAAAGCTACAAAGCCAAAGATCCGATAGAAGCTACCAAACATACCATATTGGAAAAAGGCTATGCTGATGAAAAATGGTTTGAAGAGATCGATGCTAAAATAAAAGACATCGTTGATGAGTCAGTTAGGTTCTCTGAAGAATCACCATGGCCGGAAGCCTCTGAACTATATACCGATGTTTATGTTCAGACAGACTATCCATACATCAGAGACTAA
- a CDS encoding pyruvate dehydrogenase complex dihydrolipoamide acetyltransferase — protein MAEVVKMPKMSDTMTEGVLAKWHKKVGDKVKSGDVLAEIETDKATMDFESYQDGTLLYIGVEEGSAVPVDAVIAVLGKEGEDYKAVLTQDGGAQKQEEKAAAPAKVEDKQPAPVAAAAPKVDLSSIPATVIRMPALSDTMTEGIIEKWNFKVGDKVKSDDSLADVATDKATMEVVGYEAGTLLYIGPKEGEAAPVNGIIAIVGKEGTDITPLLQDAGSSPAATAPAEEAAPAAKAEAPATADANSASSTADDSRVKASPLARKIAKDKGINLNDVKGSAEGGRIIRKDVEGFVAPAKTAAAPASTEAAAGSPASATPAKAPVTIPTFIGEEKFTEKPVSQMRKVIAKRLSESLFTAPHFYVTMSIDMDQAIAARAKINEVAPVKISFNDFVVKACAIALKQHPNINSSWLGDKIRYNEHVNIGVAVAVDEGLLVPVVRFADGKSLSHISVEVKDFAQRAKAKKLQPSDWEGSTFTISNLGMFGVDEFTAIINSPDSCILAVSGIQQVPVVKNGAVVPGNVMKVTLSCDHRVVDGATGAAFLQTLKSLLEEPVRLLI, from the coding sequence ATGGCCGAAGTAGTTAAAATGCCTAAAATGAGCGATACCATGACCGAAGGGGTATTGGCGAAATGGCATAAGAAAGTTGGCGACAAGGTAAAATCAGGCGATGTATTGGCCGAGATTGAAACCGATAAAGCTACCATGGATTTTGAATCGTACCAGGACGGCACCCTTTTATACATAGGTGTTGAAGAAGGCAGCGCTGTTCCGGTTGATGCTGTTATTGCCGTTTTGGGTAAAGAAGGCGAAGATTACAAAGCTGTACTTACACAGGATGGTGGCGCTCAGAAACAAGAAGAAAAAGCTGCTGCTCCTGCAAAAGTCGAAGATAAACAGCCGGCACCAGTTGCTGCTGCTGCGCCAAAGGTTGATCTGTCAAGCATACCGGCTACCGTGATACGTATGCCTGCCCTTAGCGATACCATGACCGAGGGTATTATTGAAAAATGGAACTTTAAAGTTGGCGATAAAGTAAAATCTGACGACTCACTGGCCGATGTAGCAACCGATAAAGCTACCATGGAAGTTGTGGGTTATGAAGCAGGTACACTTTTATATATAGGTCCAAAAGAAGGCGAAGCTGCGCCTGTTAATGGCATTATAGCCATTGTAGGTAAAGAAGGCACCGATATTACACCTTTACTACAGGATGCAGGAAGCTCACCCGCTGCCACCGCACCTGCAGAAGAGGCTGCTCCTGCCGCTAAGGCCGAAGCACCGGCAACTGCTGATGCAAATTCAGCTTCATCAACCGCTGATGACAGCCGCGTTAAAGCATCACCGCTTGCCCGCAAAATAGCAAAAGATAAAGGCATCAACCTGAATGATGTAAAAGGCAGCGCCGAAGGTGGCCGTATCATCAGGAAAGATGTGGAAGGATTTGTAGCACCGGCTAAAACAGCTGCAGCTCCTGCAAGTACCGAAGCTGCCGCAGGCTCCCCTGCATCTGCAACACCGGCAAAAGCACCTGTTACTATCCCAACCTTTATTGGCGAAGAGAAATTTACCGAGAAACCGGTTAGCCAGATGCGTAAGGTAATTGCTAAGCGCTTAAGCGAAAGCTTGTTTACCGCTCCGCACTTCTACGTAACCATGAGCATTGATATGGACCAGGCTATTGCGGCTCGCGCCAAGATCAACGAGGTTGCTCCTGTTAAAATATCATTTAATGATTTTGTGGTGAAGGCTTGTGCCATCGCGTTAAAACAACATCCTAACATAAATTCATCATGGCTGGGCGATAAGATCCGCTATAATGAACACGTTAATATTGGTGTTGCCGTAGCGGTTGACGAAGGTTTGCTGGTACCGGTGGTACGCTTTGCCGACGGAAAATCACTAAGCCACATATCTGTTGAAGTAAAAGACTTTGCACAGCGTGCCAAAGCAAAAAAACTGCAACCATCTGATTGGGAAGGTTCAACCTTTACCATATCAAACTTAGGTATGTTTGGTGTTGATGAGTTCACAGCCATTATCAACTCACCTGATTCTTGTATCCTTGCCGTTAGCGGAATACAACAGGTTCCGGTTGTTAAAAACGGTGCAGTAGTACCGGGCAATGTAATGAAAGTTACCTTAAGCTGCGACCACCGCGTGGTTGACGGCGCAACAGGTGCCGCATTCCTGCAAACACTGAAATCATTACTGGAAGAACCCGTAAGATTATTGATATAA
- a CDS encoding C40 family peptidase: MKKITLAIVLLFSVLASQAQTASTPNTAAEKAPDEQESLAKTYLSQIMGVALSATSNMKLFHFVYDWIGTPYHFGGESRRGIDCSAFTKELYSEVFNLDIKRSSRDIFSMVNPVGKDDLKEGDLVFFKIHSRRISHVGIYLGNGRFAHASSKGVAISSLDDNYYSRYFYKGGRLLASFKNEFTGSATETDDDKNN, translated from the coding sequence ATGAAGAAAATTACTCTTGCTATAGTACTACTTTTCAGCGTTTTAGCTTCACAAGCTCAAACTGCAAGTACTCCGAACACCGCTGCCGAAAAGGCTCCTGATGAGCAGGAAAGTTTAGCTAAAACTTATTTATCTCAGATCATGGGTGTAGCGTTATCCGCCACCTCAAACATGAAACTTTTTCACTTTGTATACGATTGGATAGGAACCCCTTACCATTTCGGCGGTGAATCAAGAAGAGGAATCGATTGCTCGGCATTCACAAAAGAATTATACAGCGAGGTTTTTAACCTGGATATTAAAAGAAGCTCACGCGATATTTTCAGCATGGTAAACCCTGTTGGTAAAGATGATCTGAAAGAAGGCGACCTGGTTTTCTTTAAGATACACAGCCGCAGAATTTCTCATGTAGGCATTTATCTGGGTAATGGCCGTTTTGCACATGCTTCATCAAAAGGTGTAGCGATCAGCAGCCTGGATGATAACTATTACAGCCGTTATTTTTACAAAGGCGGCCGTTTACTGGCATCTTTTAAAAATGAATTTACCGGTTCGGCTACCGAAACTGACGACGACAAGAATAATTAG
- a CDS encoding anthranilate synthase component II — MNEQISKSNTPFRGPGGILIIDNYDSFTYNLVHLVNELGLQCEVWRNDKFAIGDVDAFDKIILSPGPGIPSEAGLLLEVIEKYAPTKSIFGVCLGQQAIAEVFGGSLYNLSQPMHGIATPIKVTNKHEELFKGLPDSFKVGRYHSWVVSNKDLPDTLQITAIDEEDNSIMALAHREYDVRGVQFHPESILTEYGKEMMHNWLS; from the coding sequence ATGAACGAGCAAATAAGCAAGTCCAACACCCCCTTCAGGGGGCCGGGGGGCATCCTAATAATTGACAATTACGATTCCTTTACCTATAACCTGGTGCATTTGGTTAACGAGCTTGGCCTGCAGTGCGAGGTTTGGAGGAACGATAAATTTGCCATCGGCGATGTGGACGCTTTCGATAAGATCATCCTTTCGCCGGGACCAGGCATTCCCTCAGAAGCTGGTTTGCTGCTGGAGGTGATCGAAAAATACGCGCCTACCAAAAGCATTTTCGGCGTTTGCCTGGGGCAGCAGGCCATTGCCGAAGTATTTGGCGGCAGTTTATACAACCTGAGTCAGCCGATGCACGGGATAGCCACACCCATCAAGGTAACCAATAAGCACGAGGAGCTTTTTAAAGGCCTGCCAGACAGCTTTAAAGTTGGCCGCTATCATTCATGGGTGGTGAGCAACAAAGACTTGCCAGACACGCTGCAAATAACCGCTATCGACGAAGAGGATAACTCCATTATGGCACTGGCCCATCGTGAATATGATGTTCGCGGCGTGCAGTTTCACCCGGAATCCATACTTACCGAGTACGGCAAGGAAATGATGCACAACTGGTTGAGTTAA
- a CDS encoding anthranilate synthase component I family protein has protein sequence MNKFKITTTHKKLLADTTTPVSIYLRLRDVFPNSLLLESSDYHSRENSLSYICCEPIAGLVLNNGILKKTYPDGSLEAHEAGTFDLIDQINQFIASFDTDANPGKIISNGLFGYFTHEAVEHFETIKLKQSTDTTRQIPVMQYHVYRYIIAVDHFKNELYIFHNQAEGGPTNGGIEKLEYLIKNKNFPEYNFKSIDAERSNLTNEEFIAIVEKMKQHIYRGDVFQIVPSRAFSRTFQGDEFNVYRALRSINPSPYLFYFDFGDFRIFGSSPEAQITVKNNVASIFPIAGTFKRSGDDEKDAEIARNLENDPKESAEHVMLVDLARNDLSRHCEQVQVKAFKEVQYYSHLIHLVSHVSGKLLPGVSSFKIVGDTYPAGTLSGAPKYRAMEIIDENENIKRSFYSGAIGFLGFNGDFNHAIMIRSFLSKNNTLHYQAGAGIVAGSIPESELKEVDTKISALRRAVELAEEL, from the coding sequence ATGAACAAATTTAAAATAACCACTACCCATAAAAAGCTGCTTGCGGATACCACCACGCCGGTAAGCATTTACCTGCGCCTGCGCGATGTGTTCCCCAATTCGCTGCTGCTCGAAAGCTCGGATTACCACAGCCGCGAAAACAGCTTAAGTTATATCTGCTGCGAGCCTATTGCCGGCCTGGTTTTGAATAATGGCATCCTCAAAAAGACCTATCCGGATGGCAGCCTGGAGGCGCATGAAGCAGGCACATTTGACCTCATCGACCAGATCAACCAGTTTATAGCGAGCTTTGATACCGACGCCAATCCGGGTAAGATCATCTCAAACGGGCTATTTGGTTACTTTACCCATGAGGCGGTAGAACATTTTGAAACCATCAAACTCAAACAAAGCACCGATACTACCCGGCAGATCCCGGTAATGCAGTACCACGTTTACCGCTACATCATCGCGGTTGACCATTTTAAGAACGAACTCTACATCTTTCATAACCAGGCCGAAGGAGGCCCCACCAACGGCGGCATCGAAAAACTGGAATACCTCATCAAAAACAAAAACTTCCCTGAGTATAACTTCAAAAGTATAGATGCAGAGCGCTCAAACCTCACCAACGAGGAGTTTATCGCCATTGTGGAGAAGATGAAACAGCACATTTACCGGGGTGATGTTTTCCAGATTGTGCCGTCGCGGGCTTTCTCCCGTACCTTTCAGGGCGACGAATTTAATGTTTACCGTGCCCTGCGTTCCATCAACCCTTCGCCCTACCTGTTTTATTTTGATTTTGGCGATTTCCGCATTTTTGGCTCATCGCCCGAGGCACAGATCACCGTTAAGAACAACGTGGCCAGCATATTCCCAATCGCGGGTACTTTTAAACGCAGCGGCGACGACGAAAAAGATGCCGAAATAGCCCGCAACCTCGAGAATGATCCCAAAGAATCGGCCGAACATGTGATGTTAGTGGACCTGGCCCGTAACGACCTGAGTCGCCATTGCGAGCAGGTACAAGTGAAGGCTTTCAAAGAAGTACAGTACTATTCGCACCTCATACATCTGGTATCGCACGTAAGCGGCAAGCTGTTGCCGGGCGTTTCTTCCTTTAAAATTGTAGGCGATACCTACCCTGCCGGTACGCTGAGCGGTGCGCCAAAATACCGGGCAATGGAAATTATTGACGAAAATGAAAATATAAAACGCAGCTTTTACAGCGGCGCTATCGGCTTCCTGGGTTTTAACGGCGATTTTAATCATGCCATCATGATCCGCTCGTTCCTCAGCAAAAACAATACACTGCATTACCAGGCGGGCGCAGGCATTGTGGCCGGTTCCATACCCGAAAGCGAGCTGAAGGAGGTGGACACCAAGATATCAGCACTGAGAAGAGCGGTTGAACTGGCGGAAGAACTGTAG
- the trpC gene encoding indole-3-glycerol phosphate synthase TrpC produces MNILDKIVANKKKEVASAKKRVSYVELEESEYFHRETYSFKEFLLDPERSGIIAEFKRKSPSKGIINDKVRVSAVTNGYASAGASALSVLTDRNFFMGRKADLVKARSVNNIPVLRKDFMIDEYQVIEAKSLGADIILLIAAILTPAEIDTMATLAKSIGLNVLLEVHNLEELERSIHPKLDAIGVNNRNLADFTVSVETSYQLAKHIPAEFMKISESAISDPETIRHLKLAGFNGFLIGETFMKQADPAQAMRDFVAEL; encoded by the coding sequence ATGAACATACTTGATAAAATAGTTGCCAATAAAAAAAAGGAAGTAGCATCTGCCAAAAAACGCGTTTCCTATGTTGAACTGGAAGAGTCGGAATATTTTCATCGCGAAACATACTCCTTTAAAGAGTTTTTACTGGACCCGGAACGTAGCGGTATTATAGCCGAATTTAAGCGTAAATCGCCATCCAAAGGCATTATTAATGATAAAGTAAGGGTTAGCGCTGTAACCAATGGTTATGCCAGCGCGGGTGCCTCGGCCCTGTCTGTTTTAACCGATCGCAACTTTTTTATGGGCCGCAAGGCCGACCTGGTAAAAGCCCGCTCTGTCAACAATATCCCCGTTTTGCGTAAGGATTTCATGATAGATGAGTACCAGGTGATTGAAGCTAAATCATTAGGTGCTGATATTATTTTGCTGATAGCTGCCATACTTACCCCTGCCGAAATTGATACCATGGCCACACTGGCCAAAAGCATCGGCCTGAATGTGCTGCTGGAGGTGCATAACCTAGAAGAGCTGGAACGCAGCATCCACCCCAAGCTTGATGCCATTGGCGTAAATAACCGCAACCTGGCCGATTTTACCGTATCAGTCGAAACATCCTACCAACTGGCCAAACATATCCCGGCAGAGTTCATGAAAATATCCGAGAGCGCCATCAGCGACCCCGAAACTATCCGCCACTTGAAATTGGCAGGCTTCAATGGGTTCCTGATCGGTGAAACTTTTATGAAACAAGCCGACCCTGCCCAGGCTATGCGCGATTTTGTAGCGGAGTTATAA
- a CDS encoding cytochrome B produces MTLYSFLQHLHSGFRYIVVVLVIVAALLALLGLTGKKPYTEGNRKLNLFAMISVHTQLLIGIVLYFVSPFVQFTKDTMKNPATRYFTVEHWVMMLIAIVLITIGHSKSKKAATDEEKHKAIFVFYILGLIIISSGILLIPRG; encoded by the coding sequence ATGACGCTTTATAGCTTTCTTCAGCATCTTCATTCCGGTTTCAGGTACATTGTAGTGGTGCTTGTTATTGTGGCAGCCCTGTTGGCGCTTCTTGGTCTTACAGGTAAAAAACCTTATACCGAAGGCAACCGCAAGCTCAACCTGTTTGCCATGATCTCGGTGCATACACAATTGCTTATTGGTATTGTATTGTACTTTGTAAGCCCATTTGTACAGTTTACTAAGGATACCATGAAAAACCCGGCTACCCGTTATTTTACTGTAGAGCACTGGGTTATGATGCTTATTGCCATTGTGTTAATCACCATTGGTCACAGCAAATCAAAAAAGGCGGCTACCGACGAAGAGAAGCACAAAGCTATTTTTGTATTCTATATACTGGGTTTGATCATCATTTCAAGCGGTATCCTATTAATTCCACGTGGCTAA